One window of Salmo salar chromosome ssa11, Ssal_v3.1, whole genome shotgun sequence genomic DNA carries:
- the hspb2 gene encoding heat shock protein beta-2 → MMAERTVPHAYPMSTQCELNSPRRIYDQNFGEALTPQDLLTPTLYHGYYVRPRITKQLGRGFSDIEAEPGKWTVRLDVCQFTPDEVTVRTVDNLLEVSGNHSQRQDVHGFISRSFTRTYILPVGVDPLLLFVDLSHDGILSVSAPRTTPDPPSTHTHTIHTHTDKTA, encoded by the exons ATGATGGCGGAGCGGACGGTGCCTCATGCATATCCCATGAGTACTCAGTGCGAACTGAACTCTCCCAGACGGATCTACGACCAGAACTTTGGAGAGG CTCTTACCCCCCAGGACCTCCTCACCCCCACCCTGTACCATGGTTACTATGTCCGTCCACGAATCACCAAGCAGCTAGGGCGGGGCTTCTCTGATATAGAGGCGGAGCCAGGGAAGTGGACCGTCCGATTGGACGTGTGTCAGTTCACTCCTGATGAAGTCACCGTCCGCACCGTCGACAACCTACTGGAG gtcagTGGTAACCACTCCCAGAGACAGGATGTCCACGGATTCATCAGTCGGTCGTTTACGAGGACCTACATACTTCCTGTGGGTGTCGACCCTCTACTGCTCTTCGTCGACCTATCACACGACGGCATCCTCTCTGTCTCCGCTCCCAGGACAACCCCCGACCCGCCCTCCACACACACgcataccatacacacacacactgacaagacagcctag